CCCAGGCagggttcgggttcgggtttTGATTCGGGTTGCTCCGGGTACAGATCCGACTCGTTTTCCGGGTTGGGGATGGTGGCGAGTCTCTGGAGCTCGCCGGAGATGTCGCTGCTGCAGGCGGAGTAGTCGCTGAAGGTCTGGGAGAGGTCCAGGAAGTAGTCGTCGTTGTTGTTGTCGTTATCGGAGTAAGGCGAGTGGTGGCTGGGTTGGGCGGCGGCGAGTTGGTCGAGGCGGAAGTCGACGGCGGAGTCGGTGAGGTTCTCGGAGAGGTGGTCGCCGGGGAAGGAGCGGGTGTGGTTGGTGTGGTAGAGGTTGGAGCGGATGGTGCGCATGGAGCGGCCCATGGAGCGGTGGGTTTTGGGGGAAGGGGAAGAGGATGGGCTGTAGAAGGGGCGGGTTGCCGGGAAGCGACTGGAGGTGGAGTGAGAATCTTCCAGAGAAACCATTGCTGAAATCCCAAGCAAATGGAGTAACCCACGcccaaaaaaatagaagtggGTGGATTGGATTGGAAAGGCTCACATGTgaatttctgtggattgaggggttcaagaaatttggatggaaattaGTGGTGGAAAAAAGGGTATTGAATTTGAAGGAAAGGAGTAATGGTGGATTTATAGGCGCTGCGGAGGAATAGATGTGGAGGATTTTACTATTCCGTAATAAGCAGATTTTTGGTCTGTTTGGAGTGATTAAAACAGTAATTTTCCGTGAGTAGGATGATTTGGTTTGAGTTCAGGCTACtatgactatttttttttcctcaaacgGTTACTCTCAGTCTGTCACTATAGACAAAAAGATCCAAGGcttcgttcggctaaataagctaactggcttaatttttttgttcttatttaaatttttttcgtatttgttaatttttcgtcaatttgtTAGAGATTATTTCATCGTTATGACAAAATgaatctaaaaactaaaaaattattattaaaatctaattttttttgaataaagacgaaaaaattgacttattgacttatttttgtctttattcaaaaaaattaggtttcgatagtaattttttactttttagattcattttatcataacgatgcaataatccccagaaattgatgaaaaactaacaaatacgaaaaaaaattgaataaagacaaaaaaataaggcagttagcttatttagccgaatggggcctaagtcacataatgtgcGGACAGGTGCGGATACGAGAGCATGAATGGGAGTGTaatagcatttttcaaaaatctcacaaataacTAAATTTGTGAGTGCCAGAATCGATAGCGCAaagacaaattgaaaattgagagCATGAGAAAaagtcattttgaaaaattatgtgactaagctaCAAACTATACGCACGGATTATGCACACATGAGAGCCTGGGGTTCATTTAAGGGTGTCGTACAGATAATTAACCTATTCATTAATTGAAGATCATTTTTAAGTCACTTTacggaaaataaaagaaaaaaaaaagaactcaatCGCATAACAGCAAGTGTAAGTTGgtattgctgataaaaaaaaaatgtaagttgatccaatcgtctaactttttttttttgtcaaaatgttACTAGAATTTTATAAATCAACCCAAGGGCAAATATATCATAAATGAAGGTTATCTCTCGAGAGGAGATAATAACCAAACTCCATGTCTCGATCCCGCCAATGTATGCGCatttaggggtgtgcacgggtcggaccGGCCGGGGTCGGCTccgaacccgaacccgactggtcagttatcatttttttgggacccgaacccgaaccgaaggaggggggaTACCCGTCCGTGTAACCGATTTTTTGGTCGGGTCAGGTCGGGTCGGtcccgaccaaaaccgaagtaaactatatgaattcgttgcctttttggtcgggtcgggtaagaaaaaacagccccccgagccccgaaccgaaaactgatttttttggaaaaatgtacccgaccgaaccacatgttcggccccgctcGAAACCTTTCGGGTCAAGGTCGGGTCCGTTGGGACTCGGTTTTTTTCACACCCCTAATGCGCAACTACATTAGCCGACCCGACCGTCGCAAAAACCAAACATCACAGGCCCATAAGCCATCCAAATACTGTATCTCCACAGTAAACTTCCACAGAGGCTGTGGGACACGACCTTTCTCTGCCTAAAATTTTAACCAATTGTTGTGAGCCTCCTCCTTCAATTGGAATTGCTTCCAGACCCAACAAGCTTGCAAAATCAAAGGCAGCCCTCCATGCTAATGCTTCTGCGCACAACGCCGTATCTCCCACTCCCAAATTCATTGAACGACCAGCCACAAAAGCACCATTACAGTTTCGCACCACCATACCTGCACCTGCTCATCCAGAATTTTGTTTGTTCACCCAAGTGCCATCAACATTTATCTTGAGCCTCACGATTTAGGATTCTAGATTccgaataaaaaaatttaaatactcAATCAAGCACTCATAGTTATTCAATTTATCTAATTCTTTGCTAGGcaatttaggaaattattttAAAGTTAATGAACGTATGGATTATTTGTTTGAGACTCCAAGTGAGCCTCACGATGCCATTTGTGCACAATATGTGCGTATGGTCTGTAACTATAGTATTTCTGGGTTCTACAAAAACACTTTTGCAAATTAACAAGATCACATACACCGGAGAATGATTTTCGTACTGCGCTACTGCACTATGAAGTGTGGTGCCTCTCAATAGGATCCGGGGATCCAGCAGCTAGGCAGAACTGCTGGAACTGCAGGGCACcaaaactacgtcgttttgGTGCCAAATGGAAATGCCACTAAAGCCATcaaaactacgtcgttttgaGCCAAGGAAATAAACCAACTGGATACCTCAATGCAACTGCAGTACAGGAATTATAAGgcaccaaaacgacgtcgttttggtgcCAAATGGGGATATTACGCACTCAAAACTACGTCATTTTTCAGtttgcacaaaaaaaattggacaataATTCCCCATTAAAGATTATAGACGTTAAAATAAGGTCACTCAAGAAGCAACATCCAAAGTCCTCCCTATCAAATTATCAACCAGAAAAATAAAGTGAAGAACTTGTGCATATTTAAATTAAAACCATTATCCACAACgccaaaatctaaaatcaaaaACCATAACACCGAAGTctcaaaccaccaaaacggcATCACCATCCTCCATAAACTTTAATAGAATGTGTTAATTAAACAATATCTCACCAAAAAGAGAGTCATTGATATCTAAAATTTAACCCCTCATTATCCTTACATTACACTTCAATTTTTTGCGGGGTATCCCGAATAAGCCAATATTTCCATAAAAGAAGCATCATGCAAGATTGAGTCGCCAGCCCATGAAGAGTAACTCGTTGCATCAAATGGCATCtcctgaggaaaaaaaaatacaaaggatAAGTTAAAAGCAAATAAGATGAATCCCGTTAGTTTTCCATTTCAATTTCCGGAATTGATAGTAACAATGTAAACACACCTTCAAAGTTTGTGGATTACATGACGCTTGTGAAGATGATGGAATTGATTGACCACTATCTTCATAACTTATCATTTGTGGAACATATGGGATTCCAACATCCTGAAACAGAAAAATGTATTCACAAGTAAATGCAACATATCATATCACGTTATAACTTAAgcacaaataaaaataactaaccGATGGTTGCTTCAAAACCGAACCATGCACAATTGTAGTAGTGGCAACATGGTCAACATGCTATGGAAATTGTAAAATAGTTAGAAGTGCAACGcataaagttaaaaaaaaaaaaaagtctacacATTTATAATAAACTAGTTGCGTAGGATTTATACCTCACTAAGCTGTGTCGTAGAGTGTGAAACAACTTTCTTCCTCTTTCTAGACTTGAGCTCATGCCAAGGTTTTAATCTTCTCGTACCCTTAATTTGAATgccgtttttcttcttcaaacctTTGACTCGTGCGAATTGAGGATCAACCTCCAATTCTTTCTCCACTTCAATGGGGGCTCCCTCTCCCGCTCCAAGAAGCATATCAGCGACTTTTGCACACATGTATTCCAACGTCTCTTCCACAAATTCATATGTTTCTTCAAGTTCACATGACTGAGTAGCTAACTTTACCATCTTTGGACAAATAATCCTAAAACGAGCCGCTTTTAGTAATTTAGGATCATTCTCATCCACTCTACTTTTGCCCTTCTCCAATTCACACTCCTTTGCATTTAATCGCCATCGCCCTAATACATACCTTTCAGGAATTTCCATAACACTCATTCGATCAAGCCCCTTAATTGCATGGCTACATAAAATTCCGAAACTTTCAAATTTTCGACACGTACAACAAACATCTCGACAAATAGTTTCGTCAGTCTCATCTATTTCAACACTACCCTTCACCACATACTCCACATTCTGTCCACGCATGGTAATCACACAACTAAATTGTCCTTCCAACTCATGACATTGCTTCACCTTACAACGAAGTGAGGTGTCAAGCTCATCATGGAACAAGTCAAACAGAGGAGGGGAGTACAATTGTGCAACTTGAATTAACATAGGAGATTTTTTCAGCAACAATCTCTGCAACTTTTCTCTAGAATTGTATATGGCTTTAGATTCCTCATATCTTTTCTCCACAACAATTATGTCAAATTGAGTCAAGAATTGAACAATGTTGAGATCCGATTTTAAACACCTCTTTAGTTTTGCATTAAGGCTCTCACTAAGTTGGGTGCTCCGCATTCCCGCAGTGTATGACCATTTCATGTATACATGCGCCCATTTCTCTCTAATTTCCCAAGTTTTAGCCATCCAAGAGTTATCTTGTAAATTGTATTTCTTAATCAAAGTATGCCAAGCTTTCTCTAACTCATGTATCTCCTCATACCCAAAAATGCAAGCATTGAACTCTTTACCAAAATTTGAATCAGCATGGAACAAGTAACCCAAATGCTTCAAAGCATTTTGATTAAGGTGAAACGTACACAATCCATGACTTACATCGGGCATGACATTGGAAATTGCCTTAGCCATTGCGGCATCTTGGTCTGTGAAAATGGTAGTAGGCTTTTTTCCGGACATAGCATGCAAAAAGGTCTTAAATAACCACTCAAAGGAATCTGCCGTTTCATCATATAATAGTGCCGCACCAAAAATTGTTGTCATTCTAAAATGGTTAAAACCAGTGAAAAGAGCAAAGGGTCGGCACTCTTTGTTTGTGCGGAATGTTGTGTCAAAGGATACAGCATCTCCGAAAAGCCCATAATCTgtaatcactacaagaaataagTCTTTTTGCGAGAAATTTTTTAGCGAGGATGTCTATTTCCTCGCTAAAGGAAGagttttggcgaggaaattattGTTTCCTCGCTaatggtgtttttttgcgagaaAGACATATTTTCCTCGCTATTTATTTGTCGCTAAAGAGTAATTGCGACAAAGTTTCGGAATTCCTCGCTAATTGTTGTCGCAAAAAATATGGCGAGAATTTTTTATATAGGTGGGAAAAATGAATTTGCGAGAAAATACAGtatttttgtcgccaaatgcctgtagtaattttttgtggcAAACTTACTGGGACGCTACAGTTGAAATCCTTTTGCGAGAAATTAGTTTTCTCGCAAAAACATTGTCTATTTGCGAGGAAATAAAGAATTCATCGCTAAAAACATATACTTACTTtgcgaaaaatctatgagtaccgaccattgggggagagaaaacgtaccgacggccgccggcgggccgtctccggccaccggacggccgatccgagccgttcaaaaattctaaaaaataaaaccgagggggtcaacgcgggaatcaagggcatccgaggtgtttagggtgcttgatcaaagcacccttttttcgtgtatatatgtacacacacatatatacacgaaaaaagggtgctttgatcaagcaccctaaacacctcggatgcccttgattcccgcgttgaccccctcggttttattttttaaaatttttgaacggctcggatcggccgtccggtggccggagacggcccgccggcggccgtcggtacgttttccctccccgtggtcggtacatatagcaacactcctTACTTTGTGAGGGGAATTGTGTTCCTCGCTAAAAATCTGTAGTTACTTTTTAAAGTCCCATAAACCCACATCAGTTCACTGCCAAATCCAAAAAATCCAGCCCTAAATTGCAAGTTCTGAGCATCAATTACAAGGATTCAAGTTGGGTTTGTTCAAAGTACGTACGTTCCAGCCGTTGGCCGAAATCTCCACTGTCGAGAAACCACGGTAACGCCTCCACTCTCTCTTGCAGCGAACTCTGCCATTTCCATCTCTTTTCTCACCTCTCCTACATCACCCAATCGTTAAACCACACATCTATCTCTCACAAAACCCTCATCCCACTGCCCTAAACCAGTCCAAAAATACCTACATTGTCTTCTTTCTATTCTGCCCTCTGGAGCTGCGCAAGGAGACGAGCTGCCTTCTGGACCTCCGGCGACCTCGGCTCAGGTAAGTGAGTTCAACTACGACTGGCTTCAACTCGGATCTGGTGGTTTTTGGTTTAGTTCCTTGATTAGTAACTGGTGAAATTCAATTAAAATCCCATGGCGTTTACGAAGATGGGAATTCATTCAATTTCTCCTCTAGGTATGAAATTGAATTAAGCTTCTATAAAAAGGAAAACCTAAAGACTCGTTGGAACATCCCAGTCAAGGATGTTCCAAGCCTTCCATAACTTGAGGACCAGAGTCTTTGGCTTTTGCCTTCTAATGTAACATATTTTTCGAGCAACCCATCCTTTTGGGCACCACATGTTCGACAAAATGTCTCACATGTCAGAGTAAATTTTTTGAgtagacgaatcaataatccccACAAGTTAgtcgcaaaattaacaaacgcgaataaaattttgaataaggacaaagcAAGAAAAATTTTAGTGAGCAAGACCTTAATCAATAGTAGAAGTGGGTATGACTTCATATGATTATGTTATAATGACCGGTTGATCCCTATGGCATGTTATGTGCCTTGTTTTGAGGCAAAGAGGGAATTTGTAGAATCCCCTATTGGCATGTAATGATTGCCTCATTTTGTAAGATGCATATACATAAATGTATATACAATGATTGTTTAGGCTTGTACCCTGCtgatccttcttttttttttggttctctctTGCTTAATATAGACCAGTGTCACATACAAGTCTGCAATTGGTTGTCCAAATAAGAATCTGGAAATtgattggatgaaaaaaaatgcaaattgtCCAAAAATGATTGGGAAATTTAATTTGTTAGTGGGTCTTCCTTGCAATTCAATAGACCAGGTTTTTCACCCATGGGTATgattggaaaatgcaatttgttATCCTATCCCTTGGTATTCCAATCAAACAAGGGATTAGGATTGGTAATCATAATCCCATGATTTAATccttacacaaccaaacacccacTTGGAATTACACTTAGGATTATTAATCCCATCTCCTTATCAATCCCACCTCCTTACTATTCCCATCTAATCCAACACACTTATCAAACACGACCTAAAAGTAACTTTcctttccttcctctttcttttactttactcttttcttttccattttgagattgcattttattttccaGGTCTTCATGCTAAAGGTTTTTCTCGTGGATCTACAACACAATAGCAGCTATCGACAGAATCAACTATTGATACTTTGCCGGAATCTCTGTTGGAATCATACCTGTTGGTGACATGTAAGCTCTATTCTAGAAGccataaaaaaataaggtaTGTTTCACTCTGAAGCTATGGTTTCAATCCGGGGGGGTCTTAATCTTCACTTTGAATCATTCACAGATTTTAACCTAGTTTGTTTGTTCCTTTATGACAAGTAGTTGTGGATATCTATTGGTGTTCTTGTATTTGGCTTGTGGGGTTTATTGAATGGTAAAGGAAACTTTTTGATTGGAGGGTAAACCAATTTTATATGTTTTTGTCTCCGTAACATTCtgttaaaaaatttgaagcCAAATAGGATttaccattttttattttttttcgaaagGCAAATGGTATTTAAAAAGGGTGCTCCagtaaatgatattttaatGTTTCCTTTCTAAAAGTTCAATGTTCttaactttattaaacaaaaaatttggaaagcaTTACAATTGATGCGAAGGATTAAGATTTAGAACTTTCATGAGGTGGCTATCTGGGGATTGTGGTTCCCAATATAGAATAATAGTGGTCCTTTCTTAATTACCGGGTCCACATTATATATTGCACATATTTAATGACCATCCCTTTACACAGTCTAAAATATGGACTACTTTCTATACTTCTTAATAAAGAGGTTAATAAAGTAGCTTTTACTTTCCACATCATGTATTCCACATATGTTTTTTTGGGGGGCTAGATGGGTTTATGAGGCTCTGAGTTTCTGAAGCAGTTTGGTTGGGTTTTCGTGAGCTTTTGGTTATGaatttggttcttttttttggttggtagGTTGCTGTGGTTGGCTATCTTTTTGGAGGTTTTCTTATTGATATTGTAGTTTTCTTTCAGTTCATAAGGGCATAAGATGGATAGGAGTTGGATGGAAATTCGTAATAGAAGGCACCCTTTGTACATTGAAGGAGTCAAAGAATTCATCAAATTTGCGATTGATCATATGCCACCTAGTGAAACTCTCATTTGGTGTCCATGTATAAGATGCAACAATTTCAACAAGATGACTCCTGATGAAGCTGAAGAACATATGTATGCGTGGGGGGTAGTGGTGGCGTATAATCGATGGGTTTATCATGGGGAAGAATTTGATCAAGAAAATAATGGTCAGGGTAATACTAACATTGAAGAAGAGGGCATCACTGTGGATGCAATGCAAGAAATACTTGATGATGTACGTGCAGAACAATTCACAAATGATTGGACGGGTTCCTCTGCTACAGGCCATGGTCCGGACATGTCTAATGACTTACTAGGGGAAGGGAACAAATTTGCAAGGTTAATGAGGGATGCAGAGAAGGAACTTTACCCTGGTTGTGAAAAGTTTTCAGTTTTGTCTTTCATTATGATGTTGCTCCATATAAAGTTAATTAGCAAGTGGAGTAACAACTCATTTGATATGTTACTCAAACTACTaagtgatgcatttcctcctgGAGCTACAATCCCAAGAACTTACAGAGAGGCAAAGAAAGTGATTCGAGACTTAGGCCTTACCTATAAGAAGATACATGTTTGTAAGAATGATTGCGTACTCTTTTGGAAAGATTATGAATTTGAAGACATGTGTCCATCTTGTCAGACACCAAGGTACAAGGAGGAGGTCCAAAAGGGAAAGAGTAAACGGGTTCCTCACAAGGTATTAAGGTATTTTCCTGTCAAACAAAAACTAAGGAGATTCTTTGGGTCAAGAAAGATAGCTGAGGATATGACATGGCATAAGGACAAGCGAGTTGAGGAGGAAGGAGTGATGCGACATCCTGCTGATTCTTTAACATGGAAAGATTTTGACCAGAAACATGAGTCATTTGCTAGTGATCCACGCAATGTAAGGCTTGGGTTGGCAAGCGACGGTTTTAATCCATTTGGAAGTATGAGTAATTCCTATAGTGTGTGGCCTGTAATTCTTGTCCCATATAATTTGCCACCATGGAAATGCATGAAGGATCCATTTTTCATGTTGACTCTTCTAATTCCTGGGCGTAAGTCTCCTGGAGTGGACATCGATGTGTTTTTAAGGCCATTAATAGATGAGTTAAAAGAGCTTTGGAGTATAGGTGTTGATACATATGATGCGGTTACAAAGCAAATTTTTCAGTTGCGTGCTGCATTGTTATGGACCATCAATGACTTACCTGCCTATGCTAATTTGTCTGGTTGGAGCACCAAAGGAAAGCTAGCTTGCCCTAATTGCAACGAGGATGCATCTCATCAATACTTGCATAATGGAAAAAAGACTTGTTACATGGGACATAGTCGATTCTTACCAATGGACCACCCAATGCGAAAAAGTAATCATACTTTTGACGGTAAAGCCGAGCATAGGCCAGAACCAAAATTCTTATCCGGAGAAGATGTGGTTGCTCAATTGAATCGTCTAGTGCAAACAATTTTCGGAAAAGTAGATGAAcggggaaagaaaagaaaacgttCTCCTAGTTACTTGAACTGGTCGAAGAGAAGTATTTTCTTTGAATTGCC
The sequence above is a segment of the Rhododendron vialii isolate Sample 1 chromosome 13a, ASM3025357v1 genome. Coding sequences within it:
- the LOC131312886 gene encoding protein FAR-RED IMPAIRED RESPONSE 1-like, with the translated sequence MTTIFGAALLYDETADSFEWLFKTFLHAMSGKKPTTIFTDQDAAMAKAISNVMPDVSHGLCTFHLNQNALKHLGYLFHADSNFGKEFNACIFGYEEIHELEKAWHTLIKKYNLQDNSWMAKTWEIREKWAHVYMKWSYTAGMRSTQLSESLNAKLKRCLKSDLNIVQFLTQFDIIVVEKRYEESKAIYNSREKLQRLLLKKSPMLIQVAQLYSPPLFDLFHDELDTSLRCKVKQCHELEGQFSCVITMRGQNVEYVVKGSVEIDETDETICRDVCCTCRKFESFGILCSHAIKGLDRMSVMEIPERYVLGRWRLNAKECELEKGKSRVDENDPKLLKAARFRIICPKMVKLATQSCELEETYEFVEETLEYMCAKVADMLLGAGEGAPIEVEKELEVDPQFARVKGLKKKNGIQIKGTRRLKPWHELKSRKRKKVVSHSTTQLSEHVDHVATTTIVHGSVLKQPSDVGIPYVPQMISYEDSGQSIPSSSQASCNPQTLKEMPFDATSYSSWAGDSILHDASFMEILAYSGYPAKN